In Desulfomicrobium macestii, the DNA window AGCGGCTGTTGGTGAAAATGTCGATCTTCCAACCCAGAAGCTTGGCCGCGAGCTTGACGTTCTGGCCCTTCTTGCCGATGGCCGGGGTCAGCTGATCCTCGGGTACCACGACTTCCAGGGATTTTTCCTCGTCGTCGATGGCGATCTTGGAGATGCGTGCCGGGGACAGGGCGTTGGCCGCGTAGGTGGCGATGTCCGGGCTCCAGAGCACGATGTCGATGCGCTCGCCGCGCAGTTCCTGCACGATGCTGTGGATGCGCGAGCCGCGGATGCCGACGCAGGCGCCGACCGGGTCGACGTTGGAATCCTGGGACAGGACGGTGACCTTGGCGCGCAGGCCCGGGTCACGGGCCACGCCCATGATGTTCACGGTGCCGTCGGCCACTTCGGGCACTTCACGGCGGAAAAGGGCGGTCATGTACTCGGGATCGGAACGGGTGATGATGATCTGCGGCCCGCGTCCTTCCTTGCGTACGTCGATGATGAGTCCCTCGACCCGGTCGCCCTGACGGAAGCGTTCACGCGGGATCTGCTTGTCCTTGGGCAGGAGGGCCTCGGTCCGGCCGAGGTTGATGATCCAGCCGGAACGGTCACGACGCTGGATGATGCCGCTGACGATCTCGCCTTTGCGGTTCTTGTATTCCTCGAAGATGATTTCCTGTTCGGCGTCGCGCATGCGCTGGATGATGACCTGCTTGGCGCTCTGGGCGGCGATGCGGCCAAGATCCTCGACCTGCAGGCGAAATCCGATGGCGTCGTCAAGCTCGACGTTGGGGTCGTGCTTGACTGCTTCGACCATGAGAATCTCCGTGTCGGGATCCTCGACCTCTTCGACCACGATTTTGAACTGGTAGACTTCGATCTCGCCGGTCTCTTCATTGAAGGTGACCTCGATATCCATCTTGTCACCGTATTTTTTGGTCACGGAGGCCCGAATGGCTTCTTCCAGTGTGTCGATCAGCATTTCACGGTCGATGCCCTTGTCCTTGCTGATCTGGTCGATGGCTTTTTTGAGTTCCAAATTCATGAACGTCCTCCGTTCTCCGTGCGGAAACAACCCGCCGTATTCCGAAATTTATCGTTTCTTGCCCTGATCAAAGGGCTCGTAGACGAGGTTGGCCTTGCCCACATCGTCCCAGTTCAATTCAAATGTATTGCTGTCGTCGGTCAGCGTAAACATGGGCGGTTCGACACCGAGCAGACGCCCCTTGAAATTTTTTCTGCCCTCAAGCGGGTTTTCCATGCGGATGCGCACCGTCTGCCCCACATGGGCCTGCAGCTGCTCCAAGGAGAAAAACGGCCGCTCAAGGCCGGGCGAGGACACTTCCAGTGTGAATGCTCCGGGAATGATGTCCTCCACGTCCAGGGCCAGGCTCAGATGTCTGCTGACCTCCGAGCATTCGTCGATGCCGACCCCGTGTTCGGAGTCCAGATAGACCCGTACGATCTTGTGCCGTCCCCCGGCCGCGAAAAGCAGGTCGATGCCCCAGACTTCGAGGTCCCGGGCCTGACACAGGGGAGTCACCATTTCCATGAGCCGCGCGTGTATTTCGTTTTTGTCCATCTTATAAGCCTATCGGAAAAAAAAAGGTGGACCACGAAAAGGCCCACCCCCATCAGCTACCGAAAATCAGTATGACCACATACAGGAGTGGAGCGGGTGACGAGGGTCGAACTCGCGACTCCAAGCTTGGGAAGCTTGTACTCTGCCATTGAGCTACACCCGCTCTGCAACCGTTTCCCTTGCATGAGTGGGGGGATGGCAGTCAAGTGTTTTTTTCCCGTGGCCCTTGTGAACCCGGCGATCATGCATTTCAAGTGGCCTGGTATTTGCTCAATGAGCGTTACCAAGGAGGACCCCCCATGCAAGACAGCAGTTATAGCGCCGTATTCGGGGCTCTTACACAGCAACATCGACTGGATAGCATCGCCAATAATTTGGCTAACGTGAACACCACGGGTTTCAAGAGCGAAAAACTGGCCTTTCGGGATACCTTTCGCCGCTATGCCCATGACATGGTCGACCCTAACACCACTCTGAACGAGAAGGTACCCTGGCCGCAGCCCAATCTTTTGGCGCAGCCCAGGATTTCCGAGGCGGTCATCGACATGTCCCAGGGACCAATGAAGAGCACGGGCAACCCGCTTGACCTGGCCATCGCAGGGGACGGTTTTTTCCGGGTCCAGACGCCCGAAGGGGAATTCCTGACCCGTCAGGGCGTGTACCATCGCTCGGCCGAGGGTTTTGTCGTGGACGCCCACGGCAATCAGCTCCTGGGCCAGGGCGGCCCCCTGCAGATAGCGGAAGGGGGAGCCGTGCTGGTTGACGCCGACGGCGGGTTCTCCGTTGACGGCGAACTTGTCGATACCATCGATCTGGTTCGCGTCGAGGACCCTCGCGTTCTGGAAAAGGTGGGCAATTCCCTGCTGCGCATCCGCCCGGGTGCGGAGGCACAGGCCATCCCGGCCGAGGATTCTACCGTGGAGCAGGGCTTTCTGGAGGCGGCCAACGTGAACGTGGTCTCGGAGATGGTCAACATGATCGAGGCCATGCGTGCTTTCGAGGCCTACCAGAAGATGATCAGCGGCTCGTTCGAGCAGGACAAGAAGGCCATCGCAGAGGTCGGTGCGCCCAGATAATATCCCTAGGCTTGCCGCCCGCGACCTGATCGCGGGACGCAGGATGGGCGCGGGTGATCCCGCAAGGAGAAGAAGATATGATTCGCGCTTTATGGACCAGCGCCTCGGGCATGATCGCCCAGCAGCTCAATCTCGATGTCACGGCCAATAACCTGGCCAACGTGAACACCACCGGGTTCAAGAAGAACAGGGCCGAGTTCGAGGATCTCATGTACCAGAACATGAAGATCGCGGGCTCTTCAAACCAGGAAGGCGATCGCCTGCCCGTGGGCATGCAGGTCGGCATGGGCGTGCGGCCCGTGTCCGTGCACAAGATATTTTCGCAGGGCGATTTCCAGAATACGGGCAACCAGCTCGATCTGGTCATTGAGGGCGACGGGTTTTTCCGCGTCGATCGCAGCGGCGAGGAGTCCTACACCAGAAGCGGCGCCTTCAAGCTCGACAGCGACGGACGCATCGTGACCGACAACGGGCACCCCCTGCAGCCTGAATTCATCGTCCCGCCAGAGACGCAGAACATCGTCGTGACCGAGGACGGCCGTCTGACCTGCGTGGACAAGGCCGGAGCGGAGATCGCCGGCACGGACATTCCGGTCTACACCTTCGTCAACCCTGCCGGTCTCAAGGCCATGGGGCGCAACCTCTATGTGCAGACCGACGGATCCGGCGAGGCGGTGGAGAGTGTGCCCGGAGAGAACAATGCCGGCACCCTGGCCCAGGGATTTCTGGAGATGTCGAACGTTGAGATCGTGGAAGAGATGGTCAACATGATCGTGGGCCAGCGCGCCTACGAGGCCAACTCCAAGTCCATCACCACGGCCGACACGATGCTGCAGACCGCCAATCAGCTGAAGAGGTAGCTCATGCGTTTTTTCGTGGCTCTGTTCGTTCTTCTGCTCTGTCCCTGCTTGGCCGTGGCCCAGGGCCGGCTGATCGTGGCCGGGGCCGTGTGCGTGGACGGACCGGCCATCACCCTGAACGATCTGGCCCGCGCCGAGGGCGAGGACGCCAAGGCCATCCTGGCAGGCATCGGAACTGTACCACTTTTGGCCTCTCCCAAATTCGATGGTGCAAGGGCCAACCTCAATGGGGCCAGGCTCCGGGATCTGATCGTGCAGCGCTTCGGGACGGCCCTGCCGTCCGTGGACGTTCCCGATCAGGTTCAGGTCCAGCGCGGGGGACAGGTGCTCAGCTCCCTGTCCCTGCGGCCGGCCATCGACAAAATTTTGACGAATGCACTGGCCCATCACGGGGGCGAAGTGGAAATCCGCGAGTATCGCATGGCGGACTATCTCTTTCTTCCGGAAAAGGAGCCGATTCAGGTCCGTGTCATTCCCGTGGGCACTCCCGCGCCGGGGCGGATCAGCCTGCGCCTTGAGGCCGTGACCGAGGACGGGCGCCCGGTGCAGAGCTTCACGGGCACGGTTTTCGCCGATGTCTGGAAGACCGTGCCTTGCGCCGCCCGCGTCCTGAACAGGGGCGACATCCTGGAGCCGGGCCTGGTGGGCTTTGCGCGCAAGAATCTGGCTTACATGGCGCGAGCGCCCTGGGATGGAGGCAATCTGCCCCTGCGCATGACCGCGGCGGTGGGCGAGGGGCAGGTCATCAGTGCCGACGCGGTGGAATTCATTCCCGTGGTGGCCAAGGGGCAGATTTTGACCCTTGTCTATGCGGGGCAGACACTCAAATTGACCGTGCCGGTCGAAAGTCTCGAGGACGGCGGCATCGGCAACACCATCCGGGTCCGAAACATGCAAAGCCGCAGAGTGGTGGCCGCGCAGGTTGTCGACGCAGAAACGGTGCGTGTGCCGTAGGCTGGGAGGAAATATGCAGAAAAAATTCTTTATGTTCACGCTGGCCGTGCTGGCCATGACCGGATGCCGGACCACAGGCCGTCCGCCCATGCCCGCGGCCGTGGTCACGCCTCCTCCCCAGGAGCGGGTGGCCGAGGCCCAAAATCCGGGTTCGCTCTTCGATCCGGACGGGGCGACCATGCTCTTTGCCGACGCCAGGGCCAAAAGGGTCGGCGACATCCTGCTCATCAAGGTCGTGGAGACCACGCTGTCCAAAAGCAAGGCTTCGACCACGGCCGACAGGGCGAGTTCCATGGATCTGGGCGTGAGCGCCTATCTGGGTCAAAAACAGCTGCCGTTGATTCCCGATGCGACCGTGGGACCAGAGTCCCTGGTCAGTGCCAAGTCCACCAGCGGATTCGAGGGCGACGGCGAAACCAAGCGCGAAAGTTCCCTTACCACCACCGTGGCCGCCCGGGTGACCCGGGTTCTTGGCGGCGGACTCATGGAAGTGGTCGGGGCCCGCGAGACGCGGGTCAACGGCGAGACCCAGATCGTGCTGGTGCAGGGTGTGGCCCGGGATCGAGACATCGACGCCGACAATACCATCATGTCCACCAGTCTGGCCGAAGCGCGCATCGAACTTTACGGCGAGGGCGTCCTGGCCGACAAACAACGCCCCGGGTGGCTTGCGAGGATACTTGACAATGTGTGGCCATTCTAAAACCAGACGCTTCGCTTTCCTGCTTCTCGCCCTTGGCCTGACCATGGGCCTGGCCATGCCGGCCGGGGCCGTGCGTCTCAAGGATATCGCCAGCTTCGGCGGGGTGCGTTCCAACGATCTCGTCGGCTACGGACTGGTGGTCGGCCTGCCGGGAACCGGAGACAAGAGCAGTTCGCAGTTCACGATCCAATCCATGGCCAATATGCTTGAAAACATGGGGGTCAAGGTCGACCGGGCAGCGCTCAAGCCCAAAAACGTCGCAGCGGTCATGGTCACGGTCAAGATGCCGGCTTCGGCCAGACCGGGGTCCCGGCTCGACGCGACAGTATCCTCCGTGGGGGACGCGTCCTCGCTGCTTGGCGGCGTGCTGCTCATGACCCCGCTCAAGGGCATTGACGGCAGCATTTACGCCCTGTGCCAGGGCTCCCTGGCCGTGGGCGGGTTTTCGGCCGGAGGAGATGCGGCCACGGCGACCAAGAACATCACCACCGTGGGTCGCATCCCCGGCGGCGCGGTGGTCGAGCGCAGCGTGCCCTTCAGCTTCAATGAGCAAAAGGACATCACCATCCAGCTGGGCGTGGAGGATTTTTCCACGGCCAAGCAGGTCGCGGACAGCCTGAACAAGGCCATCGGCGGCCAGTACGCCCACGCCCAGGACGCCTCTTCCATAAGGCTCGGAATTCCTCCCCAGTATCAGGGGAACATCGTCGCGCTCATGGCCTCTCTTGAGAATCTGGAAGTACAGCCCGACAGCCGGGCCAAGGTGGTTGTCGATGAAAAGACCGGCACCGTGGTTCTGGGTTCCAACGTCACCCTGTCCCGGGTTGCCGTTTCCCATGGCAACCTGAACGTGGTCGTGTCCGAGCAGCCCCAGGTTTCCCAGCCTGGAGCGTTCTCCCCGGGTCAGACGGCCATCACTCCGTCCACCGAGATCGGCGTGCGCGAAGAGCAGCGGAGACTCGTCCTCATGGCCGGGGCTTCCATCCAGGAGCTGGTCGATGGCCTGAACGCCATCGGCGCCACTCCCCGGGACCTCATTTCCATTCTGCGGACCATGAAATCGGCGGGCGCCCTGCATGCCGATCTTGAGGTCCTCTAGCCAGCGGAGGCGGCATGAACGAGATTATCACCACGGGCCTGCCCGAACCTGATCCGACGCAAAGCCTGCAGGAACGCCTGCGGGATCTGCGCTCCCGGGTGCAGCCCGAAAAGGGGCTGGATGAGGTCAAGCTCAAGAAGGCCTGCCAGGATTTCGAGGCTGTGTTCATCGGCCAGATCTGGAAGCAGATGCGCGCTTCCGTACCCAAGGAAGGATTGCTTCATTCCAAGGAAGAGGAGAGCTATCTGTCCATGTTTGACCAGGAGCTCTCGGTCAAGATGTCGCAAAGCGGGGGCATCGGCTTGTCCGACATGCTCTATGCGAATCTTTCCGAGCGCTTGGTCAATGCCAGCCGCGACACGACATCGACGGCTCCCTTGCATCCCCTGAACGTGCCGGGTCGCGGCAAGGCTCCGTCCGGGACGCAGGCCGCGGCAGTGCCCCCGCGTACGTTGGCCGCGATCACGGCCCAGCATGAGGCCGAGATGCTGGCGCGAAGTATCGAGCAGAGGTCGCAGTCCGGAGAAGCTCAGACGAAGATCATGCCCACGGATCTTGAGGATGCCCTGCGCGTTGTGCGCATGGATGGCGAGGATGGCCCTTAGTGTTTATGACCACGGGGAAATTCTTGCCGGTGGGCAGGGCGCTGGAGCCTGTGTCCGGGACGGGAAAGGGCCTCTGGCGCAGCCTTTGGAGGGTCTGATGCATGCTGGTCGGCATTTTGCAATGATCAGGAAAATGAAGGGTGCGCCAAGCAGGGATTTCCTGCCTCGGCCTTAATTTTCACTACCGCCCAAGTGTAAGGAAGCACGATATGCAACAGATCATTCTCGGCAGTCTCATTCGTCAGGCAAAAGGCACAGAGCTTCTCTGCCAGCTCCTGCGCGAGGAATACTCCTTGCTGCGGGCGGGCGCGCCGGATCAGGTGACGGGACTTGAGATGTGCATCCAGGACCTGATCAGGCAGCTCGTGCGCGAACGCGAGGCTCTGGTCCATCGCCTGCAATCGGCGGGCATGACCAATCTGGCTGTTTTTCTGGAGACCCTGTCCGCCGCGGACAGGCGCATCTTTGAAACGTGGCGGGCCAAGATCATCACGCATGAGCAGGACAGCGGCCATCTGGCCTCGATCAACGCCGATCTGGCCATGGCCCTGTGGAAGCAGAGCGGCGTGCTGCTCAGCCATTTTCAGAATCAGGTCGCACCGAGGGAGCGCAACACCTACTCGGCCAAGGGGACGTGGAAGGACCGCACGGCCACGGCGACTCTGGTGCGCGGGAGGCTCTGATGCCCGGCATCGCATCCCTGTTCAATATCGGGAAGCAGTCCCTTTTTGCCAACCAGTCGGCCATCGAGGTCGTCGGCAACAACATTTCCAACGCCAATACCGAAGGTTACAGCCGTCAGGCGGTGCGATTCGAGGATGGCTACTACATCAATTACACTCCGGGCCAGCTCGGTACAGGGGTCAACGCGGCCGAAGTCATCCGTTATTTCGATGAGTTCACCGAGATCCTCTACAACACCAAGAGTTCGGAGCAGCAGCGCTGGCAGAAGCTTCACGAGAATCTGCAGAACGTTGAAATGATTTTCAACGAGTCCAACGCCGAAGGGGTCAATGCGGCGCTGTCCGCGTTCTGGGCCGACTGGCAGACCCTGTCCACCAATCCTGAGGATACGAGCGTGCGTGCGGCCCTGCTCGGACACGCTTCCAACCTGGAGCAGGCCATCGGGGTCGTCCAGGGGGATTTGCAGCGATTGCAGGGGCAGACGGACGACACCATCGATGCGGAAGTCAAGGAAATAAACACCCTTCTGCAAAGCATCGCCGAGCTGAACAATCAGATCACCGTGACCGAAGAGACGGGCAAGAACAACGCCAACGGCCTGCGCGATCAGCGTGCGACCCTGGTTCGTGATCTGGCCGAGAAGATCGACATCAATTACATCGACAATGGCCTTGGCAACGTGACCATCACCACCAAGGCCGGCCATACCCTGGTCGATGGCACAAGCGCCTTCAGGCTGGCTTTCGAGTCAGCTCCGTTTTCCGCCTCTCTGGACAGCGCCTCGACGTTTACAGGGGACGTTTCGTTCGATGGCAAGAGCTCCAGCGAGTACACGCTTGAAATCGTGAACGGCGGGCTAATGTCTGACGGCGGCCTGACTTTCAAGGTTTCCGTGGACGGGGGCAAGACTTGGCTCAAGGACGAAAATGGAGTGGGTGTCTTCACGATCACGGATGAGGGAGTGCTGCTGCCCGACGGGAAGGGTTCCGTGCTTTTTTCTCCCAAGGCCGGTGATACGCTTACTAAAGGGGACCGTTTTCAGATTCTGCCCAATAAATCGGTTTTCTGGTATGAAACTTCCGCTTCCAAGATCAACATCACCCCGCAGGTCCTGAGCAACGGGGAAGACAACGAACGCCGTCTGACCGGCGGCAGCCTGGCCGGGTATTTTCAATTTCGGGATTCGAGCATCGGTGGCTATCTTGAAAAGCTCGACGCTTTCGCCAAGAGCCTGGCCTGGGAGGTCAATCGGCTTCATTCCCAGGGCACGGGTCTTGAGCGCTTCGAAGAGGTCACCGGCACGTACGGTTTGGTGGACAAGGATGCCGATCTTGGCGTCGACGCCGGGTTGATCTTTGGCGAAAAGCTGGAGAGCGGCAACCTCATGATCGGCGTTTACGACAAGGACACCGGGGCGATGGTGCAGTTTCAGGGCCTGGATTTCAATAACACATTGGCCGGAATCCAGAATTTCGATCCTACCGAGCACAGTCTGCAGGACGTGGTCGACGCAATCAACAACACCTTCGGCGCGCTCACCGCTTCGGTGCTGGACAATCATCTGCAGATCAGTTCCGACGCCGATCATGATTTCGCATTTGGCTCCGATACGACGGGACTCTTGGCCGCGCTTGGCATCAATACGTTTTTCGAGGGCTCCGACGCCAGAACCCTCTCGGTCAACAACAGCGTGCGCAGCAATTCTTCCCGCATCAACACCGGCCACATCAACGGCGCCGGGGAGATGAACGAGGGCGACAACACCACGGCCGCCGCCATCGCTGCCTTGCAGACCAAGGCCGTGAGCACGCGCACCGTGATCGAGGGCACCTCGCGCCAGACCTTGGGGGAATATTATTCTACCCTGGTCGCCAAGGCCGGATCGGACACGCAGTCCGCGAAGTTCAATGCTGAATACCAGGAGGCCCTGGCCAACGATTTGAGGTCGCGCCAGGAATCCGTCTCGGGCGTGAACCTGGACGAGGAAATGACCAACCTGATCAAGTTTCAGCATGCCTACACGGCCGCTGCCAAGCTGATCACCACGGCCGAGTCCATGCTGGAAGTACTTTTGGGACTCAAGAACTGATGGAGGCGAACCATGCGCGTATCCCTTCGTAACCAGTACAGCAATTTTCTGTACAATCTGCAGGACACCCAGTCCAAGCTCATGGATTTGAACATGCAGGCTTCCAGCCAGAAGCGCATCAACAGGCCCTCCGATGATCCGGTGGGTACAGCCCGCGTGCTCAACTATCGGACCTCGCTGTCATCCATCGACCAGTACCGCACCAATATCGACACGGCCAAGGGCTGGCTCGGCCTGGCCGACGAATCCATGATCCAGGTCAGCACCATTTTGACCAAACTCAAGGGGCTGGCCGAACAGGGCGCTTCCGGGACAATGACCGCTTCTGACCGCGAGGCGACTTCCTACGAGGTCCGTCAGCTTTTCAGCCAGCTGGTCAATCTGGGCAACACCCGTTTCGAGGGCAACGCCATTTTTGGCGGCCAGAAATTTGACGAGAGCGCCTTCGAGGAGGCGCTCATGGTTTACGACCAGGACGGCAACAGCCTTGGCCTGGCCACGGGCCTGGCCAGTCACAGCTTCGTAGTCCAGTTTCTGGGGGCCGAAGGGACGGTCGTCCCTGTGAGCGGGGCGCCGGATTGCCGGTTCAGCAAGGACGGGGGCGCGACCTGGGAAACTGGGACATGGGACGCCAACGGGACGTTGAATTTGGGCGGGGTTAGCGTGAATCTGCCTTCAAACTATGAAGTGACGCTTTCGCCTCCCTCCAACACCTCGGTGTCGCAGGGCTCTTGGCTGACTATCGCGCCCACGGCGGTGTACAAGGGCGATCACGAGTCCCAGTCCGCGGTGCTTTATACAGCGGGTGATCCCGACGTTGTCGCCCAGCCTCTTGGTGGGTTCGAGAAGGATGTGACGGTGTCCGTCGCGGCGGCGGGGGCGAATCTGGACATCACCGTTTCGGCTGAGGTCAATGGGACGACCGAGTCATGGACCACCACGATTCCGAATTCGACCTCCTGCATAGTGAAGACGCCTTACGGCCAAGTGCGGTTGTCCGGCGCTGATCTCGACGGAGCTGCATTTGACGTAAAAGCCGGATCCACGGGCGTCATTCAGATGGGGGCGGCGGTCAACGCCGAGGGACGCGGGCTTTTCACCAGCGACGTCATGGTCCGCATCGACAATGACCCTTCGGTGGATATTGGCGCCGGGACCCTGAATTACTCGTACAGCATCGACGGCGGTGTGAATTGGGACACGGGGCACAAGGCCGCAAATACCAGCGCCACGGCAGAGCTGCTGGTGCCCGGAGGCAAGCTGGTGCTTACGGCACGGGGTGCCGAGGATACGCTCGTCAAGAACGCCCAGTTCGTCATCCATCCCCAGACGGCGGCCCACAACGTGGAGATTTCCGCCGGGCAGTATTTGCAGCTCAACAATGTCGGAGCGGAAATTTTTGGTGGCTACTATGAAAACGGGACTCAGCCGGTGTTCTCGGATTCCGACGTGGGCAAGAACATCATGGTCACCGTGGGCAAGCTGGTGGCCGCGCTTGAAAACAATAACCAGCAGGGCTGCGCCGAGGCGCTGGACGGCCTGAAGACCGGCCACGAATATTTCACCACCCAGCTGGCCTCCGTGGGTGCGCGGGAAAACCGGCTCGACGTGGCCGACACCGTTCTCTCCGGCCTCAAACTCAACGAAACCGAGCGCATGAGCAATGTGGAGGACGCGGATCTGGCCACGCTTCTGACGGAGCTGGCCAACCAGCAGCTGTCTTATGAGGCGGTCCTCAAATCCTCGTCCATGATCATGAAGATGAGCCTGGTCAATTATCTGTAGGAAGGGGTTATGCTCATACTCTCTCGTCGCCCCGGAGAAAGCGTGCATGTGGGTGATGACATCAAGATCACTATTTTAAGCATCAAGGGGCAGCAGATCAAGCTGGGCCTCGAAGTGCCTGAACACATGCCGGTCTACCGGGAAGAAATCTACCTCAAGGTGCAGACCCAGAACGCCTCGGCCCTGGAACTCGACAACAACGATCTGATGATGGCGGCAGCAATATGGACAAGCAAAGACAAACAATAAATTCACGCATCGGGCAGCTGGTCATCTCCGCGGACAAGACCATCCGGTTTCCTCGCGGCATCATCGGCTTCGAGTCCCTGCGGGAATTCGCCCTGGTGGAGTTCAAGCCCGGAACCCCCTTTCATTTCCTGCAAAGCATGGAAGTGCCGAGCATGGGCATGATGCTCGCCGACCCTTTCTCCTTCTTGCCGAACTATGAGATTCGGCTGGCCGCGGCCGAGGAGCGGATTTTGAAGGTGCGCAGCATCCACGACCTGGTCATCCTGGTCAGCGTGACCGTGCCCAAGGGCGATCCGCAGGGCAGCACCCTCAACCTGACCGGGCCCATCTGCGTCAATGTCCAGGAGCGCCTGGGGCTGCAGTCCCCGCAAGTGGAATCGGGATTTCCGTCCCAGGTCCTGCTGCGCGATCTTGGAAACGAGGACAGGCGCTTGGCCAATTCATGAAAAAAAGCCTGGCCGGGTCACCGGTCAGGCTTTTTCAGTCGAGTCGCAAATGGGTCAGCCCCAGATGTCAAGCTCCTGCTTGAGCAGGCTGGCCGCGATATCCTTGCCGCTTGCACCGTACTCTCCCGCCTCTATCCGAGCCTTCACGTCGGCGACCTTGTCGGCTCGCACTCCGTCGTTTTCCTGGGCAGCCTTGAGCATGCTCATCTTGAGCCGCGCTTCATCCGAAATGGAGATGCGGTCGGTTCCGCCGTCCGGATTGGCGACGGTCTTCTGGTGCTCCTGGCGCTGCTGCTCCAGCTGGTCCAGTCGTTGCGATTCGTAGCCGCTGAAAGATTTGATGGTGTTGATCGACATTTTCCGCTCCTGCCGGGGTTTCCGGCCGCACTGGCTTGATCTTCATGTGGACGACATGCGTCCCCCAAGAACAAGACCTAGAGCATTGTTTCGTTGACCCGGGTCAAGGCAATTTCCCACAACCGGCGCATGAAAGCATCCTTTTCGCCGTTGGTCAATTCCGCGACACCCTGGTCTGTTTTTTTCAGTATCTGAAGGCCGCTTCCGTCGGACGGGTACCTGAAAAGCACATCCTGCCCGAATTCCTTGGCCATCTGTGTCTTGATTTCGCGAACGACCGGGTTCGTGGTGTCCGAACCGATGAGGTTGTTCACGATCTCGCCTGCGACCTTCTCGACCAGTTGGCGTCTTTTGGCTTCCTTGGAAATGGAAACGGAATCCTCTTGCCCGGCGCGGTCCATGTATTTCTTGAACCTGGCAATGCGTCGACCCGCCTCTTGGTGCTGGTCGTACGTGCGCATCACGTTTTTGACGAGAAAGGGATTCACTGTCACAGGGCATACCTCTTACTTCACCCTATCGGCCACTTGTCCGCGAACTTTAGTTTTATTTGCAAAAAAGTTTGTCCCCGCCCATAGCCCGCCCCAAGCGAACATTGCCCCTCTCCTTGAATACGCGAGACCTTTTGCTTACACTCCCGCAAATGGGAAAAATCATCAGCAAAATAGTCATTGTCCATAACGTCGAGAACGAGCTGGCGGCCAACATGGCCCGGCAAATCCGGCGCTGGCTCGTTGGCGAAGGGCGCTCGGCGCGGATTGTCGCATCTTCCAAGGAAGAGGTCCACTGCGTCTCGACCTGGGGGGATGCGGACATGATCCTTACCCTGGGCGGCGATGGCACACTGCTCGCCGTGGCCCGGGCCGTGCAGGATCTGGGTATCCCGATCCTGGGCCTGAACCTCGGCAAAGTCGGGTTTCTTACGGAGCTTTCTCCCACGGACTGGCGCGAATCCCTGACGCTCATTCTGCGTGGTGAGTACGACATGTCCCAGCGGCTGGTCATAAGTTTTCATGTGCTCCGGCGCGGTCAGGAGTATTACCGGGGTTACGCCATAAATGATCTGGTCATCAGCTGCGGAAGCCTGGCGCGCATGATCAGGCTGGACATGTGGTACGGCAACGACCACCTGGGCACGGTGCGGGCCGACGGCATGATCG includes these proteins:
- a CDS encoding flagellar basal body P-ring protein FlgI, with the translated sequence MCGHSKTRRFAFLLLALGLTMGLAMPAGAVRLKDIASFGGVRSNDLVGYGLVVGLPGTGDKSSSQFTIQSMANMLENMGVKVDRAALKPKNVAAVMVTVKMPASARPGSRLDATVSSVGDASSLLGGVLLMTPLKGIDGSIYALCQGSLAVGGFSAGGDAATATKNITTVGRIPGGAVVERSVPFSFNEQKDITIQLGVEDFSTAKQVADSLNKAIGGQYAHAQDASSIRLGIPPQYQGNIVALMASLENLEVQPDSRAKVVVDEKTGTVVLGSNVTLSRVAVSHGNLNVVVSEQPQVSQPGAFSPGQTAITPSTEIGVREEQRRLVLMAGASIQELVDGLNAIGATPRDLISILRTMKSAGALHADLEVL
- the flgN gene encoding flagellar export chaperone FlgN, translating into MQQIILGSLIRQAKGTELLCQLLREEYSLLRAGAPDQVTGLEMCIQDLIRQLVREREALVHRLQSAGMTNLAVFLETLSAADRRIFETWRAKIITHEQDSGHLASINADLAMALWKQSGVLLSHFQNQVAPRERNTYSAKGTWKDRTATATLVRGRL
- the flgK gene encoding flagellar hook-associated protein FlgK, which produces MPGIASLFNIGKQSLFANQSAIEVVGNNISNANTEGYSRQAVRFEDGYYINYTPGQLGTGVNAAEVIRYFDEFTEILYNTKSSEQQRWQKLHENLQNVEMIFNESNAEGVNAALSAFWADWQTLSTNPEDTSVRAALLGHASNLEQAIGVVQGDLQRLQGQTDDTIDAEVKEINTLLQSIAELNNQITVTEETGKNNANGLRDQRATLVRDLAEKIDINYIDNGLGNVTITTKAGHTLVDGTSAFRLAFESAPFSASLDSASTFTGDVSFDGKSSSEYTLEIVNGGLMSDGGLTFKVSVDGGKTWLKDENGVGVFTITDEGVLLPDGKGSVLFSPKAGDTLTKGDRFQILPNKSVFWYETSASKINITPQVLSNGEDNERRLTGGSLAGYFQFRDSSIGGYLEKLDAFAKSLAWEVNRLHSQGTGLERFEEVTGTYGLVDKDADLGVDAGLIFGEKLESGNLMIGVYDKDTGAMVQFQGLDFNNTLAGIQNFDPTEHSLQDVVDAINNTFGALTASVLDNHLQISSDADHDFAFGSDTTGLLAALGINTFFEGSDARTLSVNNSVRSNSSRINTGHINGAGEMNEGDNTTAAAIAALQTKAVSTRTVIEGTSRQTLGEYYSTLVAKAGSDTQSAKFNAEYQEALANDLRSRQESVSGVNLDEEMTNLIKFQHAYTAAAKLITTAESMLEVLLGLKN
- the flgL gene encoding flagellar hook-associated protein FlgL — translated: MRVSLRNQYSNFLYNLQDTQSKLMDLNMQASSQKRINRPSDDPVGTARVLNYRTSLSSIDQYRTNIDTAKGWLGLADESMIQVSTILTKLKGLAEQGASGTMTASDREATSYEVRQLFSQLVNLGNTRFEGNAIFGGQKFDESAFEEALMVYDQDGNSLGLATGLASHSFVVQFLGAEGTVVPVSGAPDCRFSKDGGATWETGTWDANGTLNLGGVSVNLPSNYEVTLSPPSNTSVSQGSWLTIAPTAVYKGDHESQSAVLYTAGDPDVVAQPLGGFEKDVTVSVAAAGANLDITVSAEVNGTTESWTTTIPNSTSCIVKTPYGQVRLSGADLDGAAFDVKAGSTGVIQMGAAVNAEGRGLFTSDVMVRIDNDPSVDIGAGTLNYSYSIDGGVNWDTGHKAANTSATAELLVPGGKLVLTARGAEDTLVKNAQFVIHPQTAAHNVEISAGQYLQLNNVGAEIFGGYYENGTQPVFSDSDVGKNIMVTVGKLVAALENNNQQGCAEALDGLKTGHEYFTTQLASVGARENRLDVADTVLSGLKLNETERMSNVEDADLATLLTELANQQLSYEAVLKSSSMIMKMSLVNYL
- a CDS encoding rod-binding protein, producing the protein MNEIITTGLPEPDPTQSLQERLRDLRSRVQPEKGLDEVKLKKACQDFEAVFIGQIWKQMRASVPKEGLLHSKEEESYLSMFDQELSVKMSQSGGIGLSDMLYANLSERLVNASRDTTSTAPLHPLNVPGRGKAPSGTQAAAVPPRTLAAITAQHEAEMLARSIEQRSQSGEAQTKIMPTDLEDALRVVRMDGEDGP
- the csrA gene encoding carbon storage regulator CsrA, with amino-acid sequence MLILSRRPGESVHVGDDIKITILSIKGQQIKLGLEVPEHMPVYREEIYLKVQTQNASALELDNNDLMMAAAIWTSKDKQ